In a single window of the Phaeobacter sp. G2 genome:
- the fahA gene encoding fumarylacetoacetase, translating to MPLLKSWVSSANDAAHPFPLNNLPYGVFSTADSDPRCGVAIGDMILDCQAAEEAGLLQLADYPLFEMPFWNEMMEEGPAVWAALRARLTALLAEGAAEQAKLEPLLTAQAEAELHMPMAVAEYTDFYAGMQHAKNMGAILRGSPDLPANWLHIPIGYNGRASSVVVSGTPIHRPNGQTKAPDAEMPSFGPSKRLDIELEMGAIVGTGSEFGQPITVDEADAMIFGYVLLNDWSARDIQGWEYQPLGPFQGKAFGTSISPWIVTAAALESFRAPTPAREKELLPYLEGSKDGLYDIELEVLMQPEGAATATAISKTNYNRMYFSAAEQLCHHAIGGCEMNTGDLLGSGTISGAERSEYGSLMELSWAGREPFTLETGESRGFIEDGDTLTLRGNARGDGFTIGFGDCTGKILPAKVWPAAK from the coding sequence ATGCCGCTTCTGAAATCCTGGGTGAGCTCGGCCAATGACGCCGCGCATCCCTTTCCCCTGAACAACCTGCCCTATGGCGTTTTCTCTACCGCCGATAGCGATCCGCGCTGTGGTGTGGCGATTGGTGATATGATCCTCGACTGCCAGGCCGCCGAAGAGGCGGGTCTGTTGCAGCTGGCGGATTATCCGCTGTTTGAAATGCCCTTCTGGAACGAGATGATGGAAGAAGGGCCTGCCGTTTGGGCCGCCCTGCGCGCACGCCTGACGGCGCTGTTGGCCGAAGGCGCGGCTGAGCAAGCCAAGCTGGAGCCGCTGTTGACGGCCCAGGCAGAGGCCGAGCTGCACATGCCCATGGCAGTGGCAGAATATACCGATTTTTATGCCGGCATGCAGCACGCCAAAAACATGGGGGCGATCCTGCGGGGCTCGCCGGATCTGCCTGCCAACTGGCTGCATATTCCTATTGGCTACAATGGCCGCGCCTCCTCTGTTGTGGTTTCTGGCACGCCAATTCATCGCCCCAATGGCCAAACCAAGGCGCCGGACGCTGAGATGCCCTCCTTTGGGCCCAGCAAACGTCTGGATATCGAGCTGGAAATGGGCGCCATTGTTGGCACCGGATCCGAATTTGGCCAGCCCATCACCGTGGATGAAGCCGATGCGATGATCTTTGGCTATGTGCTGCTGAACGACTGGTCGGCCCGCGACATTCAGGGCTGGGAATACCAGCCGCTGGGGCCGTTCCAGGGCAAAGCCTTTGGCACCTCGATTTCGCCCTGGATCGTCACCGCGGCGGCGCTGGAAAGCTTCCGTGCCCCTACCCCTGCCCGCGAGAAAGAGCTGCTGCCCTATCTGGAGGGCAGCAAGGATGGCTTGTATGATATCGAGCTAGAGGTGCTGATGCAGCCCGAAGGCGCGGCGACGGCCACGGCGATCTCCAAGACCAACTACAACCGGATGTATTTCTCAGCAGCGGAGCAGCTGTGCCATCATGCCATTGGTGGCTGCGAGATGAACACCGGGGATCTGTTGGGGTCTGGCACCATTTCCGGCGCGGAGCGGTCTGAGTATGGATCGTTGATGGAGTTGAGCTGGGCCGGGCGTGAGCCCTTTACCCTGGAGACCGGCGAGAGCCGTGGCTTTATCGAGGATGGCGACACCCTGACCCTGCGCGGCAATGCCCGTGGCGATGGTTTCACCATTGGCTTTGGTGATTGTACCGGCAAGATCCTGCCCGCCAAGGTCTGGCCCGCAGCCAAATAA
- a CDS encoding DUF2783 domain-containing protein: MSDTLILTPNINGADDFYADLLAAHEGRDTADSEAFNARLLLVLANHIGDRAILKQALAAAALTKEEDPS, translated from the coding sequence ATGTCTGATACCCTGATCCTGACCCCAAATATCAACGGCGCCGATGATTTCTATGCAGATCTTCTGGCCGCCCATGAGGGGCGCGACACCGCCGACAGCGAGGCATTCAACGCCCGTCTGCTGTTGGTGCTGGCCAACCACATCGGAGACCGCGCGATCCTGAAACAGGCGCTGGCTGCGGCCGCGCTCACCAAAGAGGAGGACCCCTCGTGA
- a CDS encoding MBL fold metallo-hydrolase: MAKAFASQGDMSEKKITFSEVGKDIYAFTAEGDPNSGVIVGDDSVMIIEAQATPRLANKVIECVRSVTDKPISHVVLTHYHAVRVLGASAFGAGQVIMGDAARAMVVERGQEDWDSEFQRFPRLFEGHESIPGLTFPTTTFSEDMTVYLGNRRVDLMHLGRAHTAGDIVVHVPDENVMFTGDIVEYHSACYCGDGHFSDWGDTLDNIAAFDVDAIAPGRGDALVGKEMVNAAIENTRDFVESTYRPAARVAARNGTLKEAWDAVRAECDPKFKDYAIYEHCLPFNVARAFDEARGIDTPRIWTAERDLEMWAALQG, encoded by the coding sequence ATGGCCAAGGCATTTGCGTCCCAAGGGGACATGAGCGAAAAGAAAATCACCTTTAGCGAAGTGGGCAAGGATATCTATGCCTTCACCGCCGAGGGCGACCCCAACTCTGGTGTTATCGTCGGCGATGACTCTGTGATGATTATTGAGGCTCAGGCGACACCCCGTCTGGCCAACAAGGTGATCGAATGCGTGCGCTCGGTGACCGACAAACCCATCAGCCATGTGGTGCTGACCCATTATCACGCTGTGCGGGTGCTGGGGGCCTCGGCCTTTGGTGCTGGTCAGGTGATCATGGGCGACGCCGCCCGCGCCATGGTGGTGGAACGGGGCCAGGAAGACTGGGACAGCGAATTCCAGCGTTTCCCGCGCCTGTTTGAAGGCCACGAGAGCATTCCCGGCCTGACCTTCCCCACCACCACCTTTAGCGAGGACATGACCGTCTATCTGGGCAACCGCCGCGTCGACCTGATGCATCTGGGCCGCGCCCATACGGCGGGTGACATCGTTGTGCATGTGCCGGATGAAAACGTGATGTTCACCGGTGACATCGTTGAATACCACTCTGCCTGCTATTGCGGGGACGGTCACTTCAGCGACTGGGGGGACACCCTGGACAATATCGCCGCCTTTGACGTGGACGCCATTGCCCCCGGTCGCGGCGACGCGCTGGTTGGCAAGGAAATGGTCAACGCGGCGATCGAAAACACCCGCGATTTTGTCGAAAGCACCTATCGCCCCGCCGCCCGTGTCGCGGCCCGCAACGGCACCCTGAAAGAGGCCTGGGATGCGGTGCGCGCCGAGTGTGACCCCAAGTTCAAGGACTATGCAATCTACGAGCATTGCCTGCCCTTCAACGTCGCCCGCGCCTTTGACGAAGCCCGTGGCATTGATACCCCTCGCATCTGGACCGCCGAACGCGATCTGGAAATGTGGGCTGCACTGCAAGGCTGA
- the maiA gene encoding maleylacetoacetate isomerase: MHDTVLFDYWRSSASYRLRIALNLAGIDYQSITVDLVKGEHKSPEHLARNPQGFVPVLEIDGLRMTQSLAILDYLDQTRDLGLLPKDPAARVQAQALAHSIAVDLHPVCNLQVAKHATQLSGGAPGMPADWMVHFIRPGLQAFETLLGAYEQTPYCTGTTPGLADICLMPQLYNARRWGADFSDMPRILAAEAACAAHPAFAGAHPDAVHAAS, from the coding sequence ATGCACGACACCGTTCTCTTCGACTATTGGCGCTCCTCTGCCAGCTACCGTTTGCGCATTGCGCTGAACCTTGCAGGCATCGACTATCAGTCGATCACCGTGGATCTGGTCAAGGGGGAGCACAAAAGCCCCGAACACCTGGCCCGCAACCCGCAGGGCTTTGTTCCGGTGCTGGAAATCGACGGTCTGCGGATGACTCAGTCGCTGGCCATTCTGGACTACCTGGATCAGACGCGTGATCTTGGCCTCTTGCCCAAAGACCCCGCCGCACGGGTGCAGGCCCAGGCGCTGGCACATTCGATTGCGGTGGATCTGCATCCGGTCTGCAACCTGCAGGTGGCCAAACACGCGACCCAGCTGTCAGGTGGCGCCCCGGGCATGCCCGCTGACTGGATGGTGCATTTCATCCGCCCCGGTCTGCAGGCCTTTGAGACCCTGTTAGGGGCCTATGAACAGACCCCCTATTGCACCGGCACCACGCCCGGCCTGGCCGATATCTGCCTGATGCCGCAGCTTTACAATGCCCGGCGCTGGGGGGCAGACTTTTCCGACATGCCGCGCATTCTGGCGGCCGAGGCTGCCTGCGCGGCGCATCCCGCCTTTGCCGGGGCCCACCCCGATGCGGTACACGCCGCCAGCTAG
- a CDS encoding VOC family protein, giving the protein MKIEQIHHVAYRCKDAKQTVEWYNQMLKMDFVLAIAEDHVPSTHEPDPYMHIFMDAGNGNVLAFFELPTKPEMGRDPNTPIWVQHIAFKVKDRETLIEFKDHLEANGVEVLGVTDHSIFHSIYFFDPNGHRVELACPDPKEEALLAKLDAVKWDMLEEWSKTKKAPKHADWLHAKELNDV; this is encoded by the coding sequence GTGAAAATCGAACAAATCCACCACGTCGCCTATCGCTGCAAAGACGCCAAACAGACTGTCGAGTGGTACAACCAGATGCTCAAGATGGACTTTGTGCTGGCCATCGCCGAGGACCACGTGCCCTCCACCCACGAGCCCGACCCCTACATGCATATCTTCATGGATGCAGGCAACGGCAACGTGCTGGCGTTTTTTGAGCTGCCCACCAAACCCGAAATGGGCCGCGACCCCAACACGCCGATCTGGGTTCAGCACATCGCCTTCAAGGTCAAGGACCGCGAGACCCTGATCGAATTCAAAGACCATCTGGAAGCCAATGGCGTTGAGGTTCTGGGCGTCACCGATCACTCGATCTTCCACTCGATCTACTTCTTTGATCCCAATGGTCATCGGGTGGAACTGGCCTGCCCAGACCCCAAAGAAGAGGCGCTGCTGGCAAAACTCGACGCGGTGAAATGGGACATGCTGGAGGAATGGTCCAAGACCAAGAAAGCCCCCAAACACGCCGACTGGCTGCATGCCAAAGAGCTGAACGACGTCTGA
- a CDS encoding FAD-dependent oxidoreductase, translated as MNKIFEVPMYPYARHEDQDAGAPVRRKVVVIGAGPVGLAAAIELAQEGIEVVVLDENDKVSFGSRAICFAKRPLEILDRLGCGQPMVDKGVLWNKGKVFFDDRQVYDFDLLPEEGHKRPAFINLQQYYFEEYLVDRVRELQAQGAPIEIRGRNKVSAIGTHPDHVTLEVDTPEGSYNLEADWMIACDGANSPTRRMLGLDFVGRVFEDNFLIADVVMEADFPTERWFWFDPPFNKGQSALLHKQPDGVWRIDLQLGWDIDKEREKRPENVIPRLKAMLGEEVEFELEWVSIYTFQCRRMEQFRHGRVLFAGDAAHQVSPFGARGANSGLQDTDNLIWKLKLVMEGKAPDSLLDSYDQERVHGAEENILNSSRSTDFITPKSEMSRLLRDAVLDLSEHHEFARPLVNSGRLSVPCTYDGSTLNSADALMDGPARSRPGSACPDAPLGEGFLLSKLGNDFVLLTIDADAPDEIEEAGITVKRLALSVKDDKTLALKERYLGDNDSGVYLIRPDQHVAARRPSFDDNQFRAAIRRAVGKE; from the coding sequence ATGAACAAGATCTTTGAAGTCCCGATGTATCCTTATGCCCGCCATGAGGATCAGGATGCCGGGGCGCCAGTGCGCCGCAAAGTGGTGGTGATTGGCGCCGGCCCCGTTGGCCTGGCGGCAGCAATTGAACTGGCGCAGGAAGGCATCGAGGTGGTGGTCCTTGATGAGAATGACAAGGTAAGCTTTGGCTCCCGCGCCATCTGCTTTGCCAAACGCCCGCTAGAGATCCTGGACCGGCTCGGCTGTGGCCAGCCGATGGTCGATAAGGGGGTTTTGTGGAACAAGGGCAAGGTCTTCTTTGATGACCGCCAGGTCTATGATTTTGACCTGCTGCCAGAGGAGGGCCACAAACGCCCGGCCTTCATCAATTTGCAGCAATATTATTTCGAAGAGTATCTCGTTGACCGGGTGCGCGAGCTGCAGGCCCAGGGTGCGCCGATCGAAATCCGCGGCCGCAACAAGGTCTCGGCAATCGGTACCCATCCCGATCATGTGACGCTGGAGGTCGACACCCCCGAAGGCTCCTATAACCTGGAAGCGGATTGGATGATCGCCTGTGACGGTGCCAACTCGCCCACCCGCCGGATGCTGGGGCTGGATTTTGTCGGACGCGTCTTTGAGGACAACTTCCTGATCGCCGATGTGGTGATGGAGGCCGATTTCCCCACCGAGCGCTGGTTCTGGTTCGATCCGCCCTTCAACAAAGGCCAGTCGGCGCTGCTGCACAAGCAACCCGACGGCGTCTGGCGCATTGATCTGCAGCTGGGCTGGGACATCGACAAAGAACGGGAAAAACGCCCCGAGAATGTCATTCCGCGCCTCAAGGCGATGCTGGGCGAAGAGGTGGAGTTTGAGCTGGAGTGGGTCTCGATCTACACCTTCCAGTGCCGCCGGATGGAACAGTTCCGCCATGGCCGCGTGTTGTTTGCCGGTGACGCCGCGCATCAGGTCTCGCCCTTTGGGGCCCGTGGGGCCAACTCTGGCCTGCAGGACACCGACAACCTGATCTGGAAGCTAAAACTAGTGATGGAGGGCAAAGCCCCCGACAGCCTGCTCGACAGCTACGACCAGGAGCGGGTGCATGGGGCCGAGGAAAATATCCTCAACTCCAGCCGCTCCACCGATTTCATCACGCCAAAATCGGAAATGTCCCGCCTGCTGCGCGACGCGGTTCTGGATCTGAGCGAACACCACGAATTTGCCCGCCCGCTGGTGAATTCTGGCCGCCTGTCAGTGCCCTGCACCTATGATGGCTCAACGCTGAACTCAGCCGATGCGCTGATGGATGGGCCTGCGCGCAGCCGCCCTGGATCGGCATGCCCGGATGCGCCGTTGGGGGAGGGCTTCCTGCTGTCAAAACTGGGCAATGACTTTGTTCTGCTAACCATTGATGCCGATGCCCCCGATGAAATCGAAGAGGCAGGCATTACCGTCAAACGTCTGGCGCTGTCAGTGAAGGACGACAAGACCCTGGCCCTGAAAGAGCGCTATCTGGGCGATAATGACAGCGGCGTCTATCTGATCCGCCCGGATCAGCATGTCGCCGCCCGCCGCCCCTCGTTTGATGACAACCAGTTCCGCGCCGCCATCCGCCGCGCGGTGGGCAAGGAGTGA